A single Nicotiana tabacum cultivar K326 chromosome 5, ASM71507v2, whole genome shotgun sequence DNA region contains:
- the LOC107762305 gene encoding uncharacterized protein LOC107762305 produces MEKTFLLAFLLISLHIIATSCLAMNISTDQSSLLALKSHITSDPYRILSTNWSSSSTSICNWIGITCGSRHQRVTVLNISDMGLTGTIPPQLGNLSFLVSLDLSYNNFQGELPPEFTHLRRLRAIDLSFNFLSGQIPQLLGDLDDLRMLSLENNSFNGFIPSSISKMKNLEFLNLKYNNLEGNIPIEIATLQKLKQFSLGYNKLNGSNVLSMSNISSTLEILDLRNAGLIGDFPSDLCRRLPRLQRLGLSSNMLSGELPRSISECSELQVLLLFQNNIVGTIPREVGNLLLLQYLDLGQNRLEGTIPNEIGHLHNLKELMMEQNALTGSIPETIFNISSLEVLSMWNNQLEGPLPKKVGNLTMLNILDLANNTLTGVIPDEVGNLQELVGLTLYLNNFSGSIPIGIFNISTLRAISITNNHISGKIPSTIGKGLPNVEGIYLSETNINGVLPSSISNLSKLAVLELGGNELTGSIPESLGNLRQLVSLNLYGNSFKSDLSFITPLANSKHLYRLILSFNPLNAMLPKSIGNLSSLQMFEAIGCNLMGHLPNEIGKLRNLSSLFLEDNDLTGVVPTSITSLKNLQRLSLGANRLSGSFPNGLCELSNLGLLNLSQNQMWGSIPSCLGDVTSLREIYLDSNNFTSNIPSNLWNLKDTLKLNLSSNFFNGSLPPEIGNLKDAILLDLSWNQISGNIPSTVGGLQKLIQLSLAHNRIEGSLPDTIGKLLTLEALDLSYNNISGVIPKSLEELKQLGSFNVSFNRLHGEIPNGGPFVDLPYQSFMSNEGLCGNLQKHVPACPSNNHSNSKKRRLVWIVVASSVISVIGLASAIVFMLMRRRGKTVNAEDEWLPEVAPQRISYYELQRATQGFDGNNLLGSGSFGSVYKGTLADGMIVAVKVFNVQMEGTFQTFDRECEILRNLRHKNLIKIISSCCNLDFKALILEYMPNESLDKLLYSRDYSLNIMQRLNIMVDVASALEYLHHGYSVPIIHCDLKPSNVLLDNDMVGHLSDFGIAKLLTKEECIAHTTTFATIGYIAPEYGSEGLISKRSDVYSYGIMLLEIFTKKKPNDEMFTGDLNLRSCVHNSLPDELDQFIDTDLLTLDEQNSSQKLQCLTLIMELAMNCTTNIPGERMNMVDVVAALKKIKQKLSSYY; encoded by the exons ATGGAGAAAACATTCTTGTTAGCATttttattgatatctcttcacaTTATAGCAACTTCATGCTTAGCCATGAATATAAGCACAGATCAATCTTCTCTTCTTGCCTTAAAATCCCACATCACTTCAGACCCTTATCGCATTCTCTCAACAAACTGGTCTTCTAGTTCTACCTCAATTTGTAACTGGATTGGAATCACTTGTGGCTCGCGCCATCAACGAGTTACTGTGCTGAATATTTCAGACATGGGCTTGACTGGTACCATCCCACCACAACTTGGCaacctttcttttcttgtttcactTGATCTAAGCTACAACAATTTCCAAGGTGAACTTCCACCAGAGTTCACTCATTTGCGAAGATTAAGAGCCATTGATCTTAGTTTCAACTTCTTGTCTGGACAAATTCCTCAGTTATTGGGTGATTTAGATGACCTTCGAATGCTCTCTCTGGAAAACAATAGTTTCAATGGGTTTATTCCTTCTTCTATCTCTAAGATGAAGAATCTTGAATTCTTGAATCTGAAGTACAATAATCTAGAAGGAAATATTCCTATAGAAATAGCAACTCTTCAGAAATTGAAACAGTTTTCCTTGGGATACAATAAACTCAATGGATCCAATGTGCTTTCCATGTCCAATATCTCAAGTACACTAGAAATTTTGGATCTCAGAAATGCTGGTTTAATTGGTGATTTCCCTTCTGATTTATGTCGTCGTCTTCCCAGATTACAAAGGCTTGGACTTAGCTCCAATATGTTAAGCGGAGAGCTACCAAGAAGCATATCTGAATGCTCAGAACTTCAAGTCCTATTGTTGTTTCAAAATAACATTGTTGGAACAATTCCAAGAGAAGTAGGTAACTTACTACTGCTGCAATATTTGGATCTTGGACAAAACAGGTTAGAAG GCACAATTCCAAATGAGATTGGTCATCTTCATAACTTGAAGGAATTGATGATGGAACAAAATGCATTAACGGGCTCAATCCCTGAAACCATATTCAACATTTCATCGCTTGAAGTTTTATCAATGTGGAACAACCAGCTTGAAGGACCTCTACCaaaaaaagttggaaatttgactATGCTTAACATACTTGATCTTGCAAATAATACCTTGACAG GTGTAATTCCAGATGAAGTTGGTAATCTTCAAGAGTTGGTTGGCCTTACATTGTATCTCAATAACTTTAGTGGATCTATCCCTATTGGTATCTTCAATATCTCAACCCTTAGAGCTATTTCAATCACAAATAACCACATTTCAGGTAAAATTCCTTCCACTATAGGCAAAGGGTTACCTAATGTTGAAGGAATTTATCTATCTGAAACCAACATTAATGGTGTTTTACCTAGTTCCATCTCAAATTTGTCCAAGCTTGCTGTTCTCGAACTCGGTGGAAATGAACTTACGGGTTCAATTCCTGAGTCTTTAGGAAATTTAAGACAACTTGTAAGTCTCAACTTGTATGGTAACTCCTTCAAAAGTGACTTGAGCTTTATTACGCCTTTGGCCAATTCAAAACACTTGTATAGATTGATATTGTCTTTCAATCCCCTAAATGCAATGCTTCCGAAATCCATTGGCAATCTTTCTTCTCTTCAAATGTTTGAGGCAATAGGTTGTAACCTCATGGGCCATCTTCCAAATGAAATAGGAAAATTGAGAAACTTATCTTCTTTGTTCCTGGAAGATAATGACTTGACTGGCGTTGTCCCTACGTCAATAACTTCTTTGAAAAATCTTCAACGGCTTTCACTTGGTGCAAACAGATTGAGTGGTTCTTTCCCAAATGGTTTGTGTGAGCTATCCAACTTGGGTTTGCTAAACCTTTCACAAAATCAAATGTGGGGAAGTATTCCGAGTTGCTTAGGGGATGTGACTTCTCTTAGGGAGATTTATCTTGATTCCAATAACTTCACTTCTAACATACCTTCAAATCTATGGAACCTCAAAGATACTTTGAAGCTGAACTTGTCTTCTAATTTCTTCAATGGGTCTCTACCACCAGAAATTGGAAATCTCAAGGATGCAATACTTTTGGATCTTTCCTGGAATCAAATCTCAGGCAACATTCCTAGTACAGTGGGAGGTCTACAAAAAttgattcaattatcattggCTCATAACAGAATTGAAGGATCTCTTCCTGACACTATTGGGAAACTTTTAACTTTGGAAGCATTGGATCTTTCATATAACAATATATCTGGTGTGATCCCAAAGTCATTAGAGGAACTTAAGCAACTAGGCTCCTTTAATGTCTCATTCAACAGGTTACACGGGGAAATTCCGAATGGAGGACCGTTTGTTGATCTCCCTTACCAGTCTTTCATGTCGAATGAAGGATTGTGTGGTAACCTTCAAAAGCATGTCCCAGCTTGTCCTTCTAATAATCATTCtaattcaaagaaaagaagacTCGTATGGATTGTCGTTGCCTCGTCAGTTATATCTGTAATAGGGCTTGCTTCAGCAATAGTTTTCATGTTGATGAGACGTCGGGGTAAAACAGTCAATGCTGAAGATGAGTGGTTGCCCGAGGTAGCACCGCAAAGAATTTCTTACTATGAACTTCAAAGAGCAACTCAGGGCTTTGATGGAAATAACCTGCTAGGTAGTGGAAGTTTTGGTTCTGTTTACAAAGGGACATTGGCAGATGGAATGATAGTAGCTGTTAAAGTTTTCAATGTGCAGATGGAAGGTACATTTCAAACCTTTGATAGAGAATGTGAAATCTTGCGTAATCTTCGTCACAAAAATCTCATTAAGATCATTAGCAGCTGTTGTAACTTGGATTTTAAAGCATTGATACTTGAGTACATGCCAAATGAGAGTTTAGACAAATTGCTATATTCTCGAGATTATTCTttaaatataatgcaaagattgAATATCATGGTCGATGTTGCATCTGCTCTAGAGTATCTTCATCATGGTTACTCAGTACCAATTATTCACTGTGATTTGAAGCCGAGCAACGTCTTACTTGACAACGACATGGTGGGCCACCTGAGTGACTTTGGCATTGCTAAACTTTTAACTAAGGAAGAATGTATTGCTCACACTACAACCTTTGCAACAATTGGTTACATTGCTCCAG agtatGGTTCGGAAGGCCTTATATCCAAGAGGTCTGATGTTTATAGTTATGGTATTATGCTGCTGGAAATATTTACCAAGAAGAAACCTAATGATGAAATGTTCactggagatttgaatttgagaaGCTGCGTGCATAATTCGCTTCCTGATGAGTTGGATCAATTCATAGATACTGACTTACTAACGTTGGATGAACAAAACTCAAGTCAAAAGCTACAATGTCTGACATTGATTATGGAGTTAGCCATGAATTGCACAACCAATATTCCAGGTGAAAGGATGAACATGGTTGATGTTGTAGCAGCATTGAAAAAGATCAAACAGAAGCTTTCTTCCTATTATTGA